A window of Castanea sativa cultivar Marrone di Chiusa Pesio chromosome 1, ASM4071231v1 contains these coding sequences:
- the LOC142633702 gene encoding uncharacterized protein LOC142633702, with the protein MVNTVFKEPVQQLLEKIKHESFFKWPNKIAGDPLRRNQKLHCHYHQERGHTTEDCRILWNHLEQLVKEGKLKKFLYQPNRQGNQSGVANHGGPSSRPPLGTINVIFAAPRRTSLAPFRVMLVARTLAEESKDQPKRIKANILPVLGFSKEDKMGTIQPHEDALVVTLRIEDYDVKRISFEGKTVVPKGQIRLPVQSGPEVVNVDFIVVDAYSPYTAIVARPWLHALGAISSTLHVKVKFHSGDQVVELLGS; encoded by the exons ATGGTTAACACTGTTTTCAAAGAACCAGTACAACAGCTATTGGAGAAAATCAAGCATGAGTCtttcttcaaatggccaaataagataGCAGGGGACCCTTTGCGACGCAACCAAAaactccattgccattatcaccaggagaggggtcaCACCACTGAGGATTGTCGCATTCtatggaatcatttggagcagttggttaaggagggaaagctaAAGAAATTCCTGTATCAGCCTAATAGGCaaggaaaccaatcaggagtggcaaaccacgggGGCCCTTCGTCAAGGCCTCCTTTAGGTACAATCAATGTAATTTTCGCGGCACCTAGAAGGACTAGCTTAGCTCCTTTTAGGGTGATGTTAGTGGCTCGGACTTTGGCCGAAGAGTCAAAGGATCAGCCAAAAAGAATTAAGGCAAATATCCTACCGGTTTTGGGTTTCTCGAAGGAGGACAAAATGGGGACAATCCAGCCTCATGAGGATgccttggtggtaaccctgagaATAGAGgattatgatgtgaagagg ATAAGCTTCGAGGGAAAGACTGTCGTTCCAAAAGGGcaaattagactgcctgtgcaatcaggaCCAGAGGTGGtaaacgtagatttcatcgtagTGGATGCCTACTCTCCCTAcacggctattgtggcaagaccttggctacATGCGTTGGGAGCtatttcctcaaccttgcatgtcaaagttaaatttcattctggagaccaaGTGGTGGAGCTACTTGGGAGTtag